Within Proteiniborus ethanoligenes, the genomic segment ATTTGGCGAATCAATTCCAGGTATCGGTGGCTTTAGTGGTGTAGAGCCAGGTGACAATACAAGATAATCATATGATTCATTATAAACTTCTTCAGTTAATAAATTTTTGACCTGAATCTGCTTTTTGTCTCTTTCAATCTTAAGTACTTCATTATTTACTCTTACATCAATATTGAATCTTGCCTTCATAGCTTCTGGCGTCTGAAGTAAAAGAGCGTCTCTTTCTTCTATGGTTTCCCCAATATAATATGGAAGTCCACAGTTAGCAAAAGAAATATACTCTCCTCTTTCAAACATTATGATTTCAAGATTTTCGTCAAGTCTTCGAAGACGAGCTGCTGTACTCGCACCACCTGCAACTCCTCCAACTATTAGAACCTTTTTTGACATAATAATCCTCCTTTATATCGTTATATTAATATATTAGGTTTATTGAATATATTCGTTAAAAATAAAACGAATTAAGGCATTATAGTTTAAAATAGTGCCCTAATAACGTTTTTTACTTCTTCGTTTACTAAATAATAGTAGATTTCGACCCCTTCTCTTTTCCCTTCTACTATACCAGCTGCTTTAAGTCTAGTTAAATGCTGAGAAACAGTAGATTGAGGTGCATCTAAACAGCTTTGCATGTCTGTTACATTATGTGCTCCATTTTCTAATAAGCCCTTTACTATGCAAAGTCTTATGGGATGTGAAATAGCCTTTAATATATCTGCTTTTTTTACTAAATCCTCATTCATACTCATTTGAACACTGATATGTCATCACCTCTAATCGAATTTATATTATTATATTATTATATTATAATATATGGATGTGTTTGTCAATTAGCATTTTTATAAAATTTATCTTCTACTCTTGCCTGATTTATGATAAAATGATAAAAATTTGTTTTTTAGTGTATGTTTTTTCATGAAAAGTATACAAATTGTCTTTATTTAGTATTATAATTAATTTAATGATTAATACAATATACTTAGTATGGAGATATAGACTAAGTTTGTTTTAAAATAGTAGCTATTATTTTATGTTTTTTTGAAAAGCAATAATATACTAAAAATCAAATGTTGTCTTTTAAATAAAATGATTGGGGGTATTCTTTTGACTAAAGATAATGTTAATAATTTTGAACAAGTAAGTGAAAAAACTAAATTTCTGATAATATCTATATTCCCTGTGGCTTCTCTTATATTAGCCTTTTTCGTTAGTGATATTAAAGAAATAGTAAATGGTCTTTTTAAAATAATCATCCAGCCAGATGTACTCCTTACAGACTATATTAAAGTAGGTGGTCTTGGAGCAGCACTCGTGAATTCAGCCTTGCTGACTTTAATAAATATATTTTTCTTATGGAAGCTTAGATTTCACATGGGTGGCTTTCCTATATCTGCTATTTTTATTATAGCTGGTTTTTCTTTCTTTGGAAAAAACATTTTTAATGTATGGCCTATATATATAGGCGGATACTTGTATGCAAAATACCTAAAGAAAAGGTTTAAGAGTTTTCTTATAATATCAATGTTTGGCACAGCACTTTCTCCTATGATTTTCGAGGTTGCTCGTGCTTTAAGCCCATCTAATTATTGGGGCTTATTATTTGCAATACTTGCAGGAATAGTTGTAGGTTTTTTCTTACCTCCTGTCGCTTCCCACTTGCTAAGAGCACATGAAGGCTATAGCCTTTATAATGTTGGATTTGCAGCAGGTTTCATCGGTACTATTGTAATGGCTTTTATGAAAAGCTACGGATTTAGTAATGAGCCAAGAATGATATTGTCAACTGAGCATGATTTTCTGCTAAAGGTTTTCCTAGCAGGTTTTTGTATTACCTTGGTGATAATTGGATATTTTATGAACGGTAAAAGCTTATTTAAAAATTATTCTAAAATCCTTAGAACCTCTGGAAAACTAGTTGATGATTTCACTTTTATAGCAGGCTTCGGGATTACGTTGATTAATATGGGAATCATGGGTATAATAGGATTAGTATATGTTTTTATATCAAAAGGAGTAATGAACGGGCCTATAGTTGGTGCATTGCTTACTATAATAGGTTTTTCATC encodes:
- a CDS encoding ArsR/SmtB family transcription factor; amino-acid sequence: MSMNEDLVKKADILKAISHPIRLCIVKGLLENGAHNVTDMQSCLDAPQSTVSQHLTRLKAAGIVEGKREGVEIYYYLVNEEVKNVIRALF
- a CDS encoding DUF1576 domain-containing protein, with amino-acid sequence MTKDNVNNFEQVSEKTKFLIISIFPVASLILAFFVSDIKEIVNGLFKIIIQPDVLLTDYIKVGGLGAALVNSALLTLINIFFLWKLRFHMGGFPISAIFIIAGFSFFGKNIFNVWPIYIGGYLYAKYLKKRFKSFLIISMFGTALSPMIFEVARALSPSNYWGLLFAILAGIVVGFFLPPVASHLLRAHEGYSLYNVGFAAGFIGTIVMAFMKSYGFSNEPRMILSTEHDFLLKVFLAGFCITLVIIGYFMNGKSLFKNYSKILRTSGKLVDDFTFIAGFGITLINMGIMGIIGLVYVFISKGVMNGPIVGALLTIIGFSSFGKHPRNCIPVLLGVFIASILNVWDTSSTTVIIAALFGTSLAPIAGDYGVISGLLAGFLHLSVSMNVGVLHGGMNLYNNGFSTGIIATMLVPILDVFKRRDN